One part of the Nostoc sp. PCC 7120 = FACHB-418 genome encodes these proteins:
- a CDS encoding isopentenyl transferase family protein yields MRLHIILGPTSVGKTDRSVVLAKQTKAPVIVLDRIQIYQEIATGSGRPLIDELEGTTRIYLEERQLADGNLNTLESLSLALQHIDRLSSQHKLLILEGGSISLCTALWKSRILENYQTTIEYVKVENEELYQSRLWRRMQNALISNPRRPSLIEELSRVWQDPHKLALVRTVVGYDVLIHWCQKYGLSPDQMWKSFQDNSFYINLMQEMFLAYMQYSQNQRQAFDQLAVEYKQQQALLASTVTL; encoded by the coding sequence ATGCGATTGCATATAATTCTTGGCCCAACTAGCGTAGGTAAGACAGATCGCTCCGTTGTTTTAGCCAAACAAACCAAAGCTCCAGTGATTGTACTAGATCGCATCCAGATTTATCAGGAAATAGCAACTGGTAGCGGTAGGCCACTGATTGATGAACTTGAGGGAACGACTCGAATATATCTTGAAGAACGTCAACTAGCTGACGGTAATTTGAATACACTTGAGTCGTTATCTTTGGCCTTGCAGCACATCGACCGGCTCTCGTCACAGCATAAATTGCTGATTCTGGAGGGAGGATCGATATCACTCTGCACAGCTTTATGGAAAAGTCGGATTCTAGAAAATTATCAAACCACTATTGAGTACGTGAAGGTCGAGAACGAGGAACTTTATCAAAGTCGATTGTGGAGGCGGATGCAGAATGCACTGATATCGAATCCCCGACGACCATCACTGATAGAAGAGCTGTCCAGGGTATGGCAAGATCCTCACAAACTGGCACTGGTACGAACAGTGGTTGGTTATGACGTATTGATACACTGGTGCCAAAAATATGGTCTCTCACCAGATCAGATGTGGAAGAGTTTTCAAGATAATTCGTTCTACATTAATCTGATGCAGGAAATGTTTTTAGCTTATATGCAGTACTCGCAAAACCAACGTCAAGCCTTTGATCAGCTTGCAGTCGAATATAAACAACAACAAGCCTTGCTTGCTAGCACTGTGACGCTTTAA